One Diabrotica virgifera virgifera chromosome 3, PGI_DIABVI_V3a genomic window carries:
- the LOC126881082 gene encoding dnaJ homolog subfamily C member 17: protein MGDIKIEEMDLYEMLNIDIGSSISEIKKVYRKQALQCHPDKNPDDPNAAKKFHELSKALEILTDESARAAYDRVLKAKKEAALRHKELDSKRRKLKEDLEYREKQGSRQKSADELLKAEIERLRKEGSKQVQEEIEIVKQQLQKEKSNPQYWDGSKHRIKIKWSADKHDSNNGGYNQEMLTRFLSKYGDIQALVMSPKKKGSALVEFKDKAAAEMAVDLEVGLPHNPLKLEWLGGPPQKNLSGSSLVKESDFESITLTKLRQAEERKRLIEQMMAEDEET from the exons ATAAAAAAAGTATATAGAAAACAAGCCTTACAATGCCATCCAGATAAAAATCCAGATGATCCAAATGCTGCAAAAAAGTTTCATGAATTATCAAAAGCATTAGAAATCTTAACTGATGAGTCAGCAAGAGCTGCCTATGATAGAGTACTTAAAGCTAAAAAGGAGGCTGCTTTGAGACATAAAGAGTTGGACAGCAAGAGGAGAAAATTGAAAGAAGACTTAGAATATAGAGAAAAACAGGGATCCAGGCAAAAAAGTGCTGATGAGCTATTAAAG GCTGAAATAGAAAGACTAAGAAAAGAAGGATCAAAGCAAGTGCAGGAGGaaatagaaatagtaaaacagcaGCTACAGAAAGAAAAATCCAATCCACAATACTGGGATGGGTCTAAGCACAGGATAAAAATAAAATGGTCAGCTGATAAACATGATAGTAACAATGGAGGATACAACCAAGAAATGTTAACAAGATTTCTATCAAAA TATGGAGACATCCAGGCATTAGTAATGTCACCAAAGAAAAAAGGGAGTGCACTAGTTGAATTTAAGGATAAAGCTGCAGCT GAAATGGCTGTGGATCTGGAAGTGGGACTGCCTCACAATCCTTTAAAATTGGAATGGTTGGGTGGACCACCTCAAAAGAATCTAAGTGGGAGTTCTTTGGTAAAAGAATCAGATTTTGAAAGTATTACTTTAACCAAATTGCGACAAGCCGAAGAAAGAAAACGTCTTATTGAACAAATGATGGCAGAAGATGAAGAAActtaa